The following are encoded together in the Trichomycterus rosablanca isolate fTriRos1 chromosome 19, fTriRos1.hap1, whole genome shotgun sequence genome:
- the taf13 gene encoding transcription initiation factor TFIID subunit 13, with translation MAEEEDDPGFDEELDEVGNGVESGHGRRKRLFSKELRCMMYGFGDDQNPYTESVDILEDLVIEFITEMTHKAMSIGRQGRVQVEDIVFLIRKDPRKFARVKDLLTMNEELKRARKAFDEANYGS, from the coding sequence ATggcggaggaggaggatgatccCGGTTTTGATGAAGAACTGGATGAAGTCGGTAATGGTGTAGAATCGGGACATGGACGAAGAAAGAGACTTTTCTCTAAGGAGCTGCGCTGTATGATGTACGGATTTGGAGACGATCAGAACCCGTACACTGAATCAGTGGATATCCTGGAGGATCTGGTGATCGAGTTCATCACAGAGATGACCCATAAAGCCATGTCCATCGGGCGCCAGGGTCGAGTTCAGGTGGAGGACATTGTGTTTCTGATCCGGAAAGATCCAAGGAAGTTCGCTCGAGTGAAAGATCTGCTGACCATGAACGAGGAGCTGAAGAGAGCACGCAAAGCTTTCGATGAGGCTAATTATGGATCCTGA